A stretch of Schistocerca americana isolate TAMUIC-IGC-003095 chromosome 3, iqSchAmer2.1, whole genome shotgun sequence DNA encodes these proteins:
- the LOC124605490 gene encoding uncharacterized protein LOC124605490, whose protein sequence is MLLFRITEILCFAAVLSADNTPLTTEKPNSLQQDASKTDVYDITGLFEPNAKSVNGSKQNFEHRAIALEGGSSVIANDTIVSESKRPKELVQKTISEQTLFDNGTGVTPNHSNNFHEAIQTEGGLLEIPVSTAAAGETTKLVPSEATDFIKDSFPLNVGEVSDHPSVVPRKGVSPKIVPRKGAEPYEPFVDLDDNTEMKSECNCCETHSSEQNIGNYTADPRCVSCCNTTGSKKSSTSTTGLKNDTIEFKSTGNSSNHDDFKIANNSVNSTDFKSEATLNESNSRDVYRAYPPLKKKSKPLVTSDTDIEMKQQKSPQSSSSEKSDFVIPVVLLILAVPVVVVLAMLFYRKGTEFWERRHYSKMDFLIDGMYNE, encoded by the coding sequence ATGTTACTGTTTCGTATTACTGAAATTTTGTGCTTCGCTGCAGTGCTCTCGGCCGATAATACTCCACTAACAACAGAGAAGCCCAACAGTTTGCAACAGGATGCATCTAAAACAGATGTGTACGATATAACTGGGCTTTTTGAGCCCAATGCAAAATCTGTAAATGGCTCTAAACAAAACTTTGAACATCGTGCGATTGCCTTAGAAGGAGGTTCGTCTGTGATTGCCAACGATACAATAGTTTCAGAATCGAAGAGACCGAAGGAATtggttcaaaaaaccatttcagaaCAAACTTTGTTTGACAATGGTACTGGTGTAACTCCAAATCATTCTAATAATTTCCATGAAGCTATTCAAACCGAAGGTGGATTACTGGAGATACCTGTAAGTACAGCAGCAGCTGGCGAAACCACCAAACTGGTACCGAGTGAAGCAACTGATTTTATCAAAGATTCTTTCCCGTTAAATGTGGGAGAAGTAAGTGATCATCCATCTGTGGTACCAAGAAAGGGCGTCTCGCCAAAAATTGTGCCGAGAAAAGGAGCAGAGCCGTATGAACCATTTGTTGACCTCGATGACAACACAGAAATGAAATCGGAATGCAACTGTTGTGAAACGCACAGTTCTGAACAAAACATTGGAAACTATACAGCAGACCCGAGATGTGTTTCATGTTGTAACACAACAGGCAGTAAAAAGTCAAGTACTTCAACCACAGGATTAAAAAATGACACTATAGAGTTCAAAAGTACAGGTAACAGCAGTAACCATGATGATTTCAAAATTGCCAATAATAGCGTTAACTCTACAGATTTCAAAAGCGAAGCAACCCTAAACGAGTCCAATTCACGTGATGTGTATAGAGCTTACCCCCCTCTGAAGAAAAAGTCCAAGCCACTTGTTACTTCAGATACTGACATtgaaatgaaacaacaaaaaaGTCCACAGTCTTCAAGTTCAGAGAAAAGTGACTTTGTAATACCTGTGGTTTTGTTAATTTTAGCAGTACCTGTAGTAGTCGTCCTAGCAATGCTTTTTTACAGAAAAGGAACAGAATTTTGGGAACGAAGGCATTATAGTAaaatggactttcttattgatggaaTGTACAATGAGTAA